From Rhopalosiphum padi isolate XX-2018 chromosome 2, ASM2088224v1, whole genome shotgun sequence:
TTATCCCTATTTTAACTTACGCAGGAGAAGCATGGGCACCCTTTATTAGCTCATCCACTTGGAAGAAAATTGAGGCGGTTCAGACTACAGGCATCAGGATAATTTTAGGCCAGCCGACCTTTGTAAGGAACTCGGTGCTTCTGCACACAGTCGGATTCATTCCTATCCAACAAACCATTAAGAAAAATGCCTCAGCCACTTTTCATCGTATCGCTACTTCATGTTACAACCATATAAGAACTATTGGTAATTGTTCCCCCTCTCTATATACCTCGAGACATAGACAACGTCCGAGAACAAAACCTTGGGCAaccagttaaattaaaattataataaaaaaaaaaaaaaaaaaaaaaaaaatagcaaatccATCTCTAACTACAGCTACTAGCAAAGGCAATAGCCTGGAATAGTATATAGGCGAAAGCCGTGCTACCAAGTAAGTAAGTAAGTTTTATTCATCATTCAGTGTTCCAATTTGATACAACACAGTCAAGCATTCACAACTAACCATGAGCGGAAGAGGCAAAGCAGGAAAATCGAAGGGAGGTAAATCCAAGACCAGGTCGTCCCGTGCCGGACTCCAGTTCCCAGTCGGTCGTATCCATCGTCTGTTGAGAAAAGGAAACTACGCCGAACGTGTCGGAGCCGGAGCACCGGTATACTTGGCCGCCGTCATGGAGTATTTGGCAGCTGAAGTATTGGAATTGGCCGGTAACGCTGCCCGTGACAACAAAAAATCTCGTATCATTCCCAGACATTTGCAATTGGCAATCAGGAACGACGAAGAATTGAACAAATTGTTGTCCGGTGTCACAATCGCTCAAGGCGGTGTGTTGCCCAACATCCAAGCCGTTCTTTTACCCAAAAAGACCGAGAAGAAAGTCTAAGGTTACACTGACTTTTTCTAGTTGTATTATAAAACGGCCCTTTTCAGGGCCACCATATACCAGATTatgataaaactatttttttttttttttatttacaaccgataaattatattatcaactataataACACATACTATGCCTCTCCGACGTGCAatagttgtaacttgtaagttataactttataaatattctaacaAATTTGTACGTTACCTTTTGAAACataaacaacaattaatagttttttggtttaaaacatgaacaattttaggtacagattattttaattttgcctATGTGAAAACAAGACACTTTTTTTAACTAACTcaactttagttttaaagttaatattaaattttggttaATTCATTCGATAGGAAATGTTGATTGaacttaaaatagttttaatttaacttagccgagttaaaaattatcattaacttGCCTTGTTAATAATCATCGTAATATCGTTTTCGATTAATTTAACCTGGCTGTTGTCACAAAAcaatcagttatttattttgttgcctgacaacaaaataaatagatttaattttattaaaatttttattttatagatgcaAATTTACTATGATTTTGCCAATAAATGGGTGATTACAACGATTCCGCCCACATTAATTTGAGAAACATTTAGAGGTATTTGACTAAGTATAattgataaacttttttttttaactaataaattactaattaagtaaaaataaaatgacattTTCTTCTATTTTCGAGCGACTCTGTGCTAAACTCGCTCATTAACTAGTTACTCCAGCTTTGTAAAGAGTGAGCAACACAGTTTTCATTCATAATCCGACATCCTTTGATGcgtattttttgtaattgtttgTTTGCTATGCATAACAACATATACTTTAGCTACGGttccattataaaataatgcaatattgaacttcaacacaaatataataataataacatataattcgTTACTGAGACTAACATTTTACAGGTACGGAGAACGGCGGCTATCATGCTGCCGAAACTAAAGCAAGACTACCAATTTCCTTTAAACTATTTCGctttttaaatgtcaaaaatCTTTCTAAGAATGTTAtactaagatatttttatatacctgttAACATATTAACTGGTAATGATCTAATATTGTTgacagttaatattattttttattttatgaccaAAATCTAGGTTTATTATCAGTACCTACAAATAAAAGACAAGtacaattatcaaaaatactGACTGGGGACGTTTTACAATAgacttttaattttagaatatataatatcgcaTATCACtgaatacaataacaataaatatatggtATCTATCTATCGTACAGTATCTTTTgaagttttagttttaatatccaTACAACTCTGTACAATACTTCTACAATTCAATAAATGAATAACGAActgaacaaaatattgtatttcttgCTATTCAAATAATTCACAATAACGCAAAGTAATAACAGTTGGAACTTGGAAAAATTACTTTCATACCTATCTATAGACGATCGTAGAATCGCTAATTCATGGTGAAATGTACTTGATGTCCCAAACTCATATTACTCGTTTATTCAGATATCGATTATCAGTATACCACATGGTTAATTGGCTGCATAACGAACACAATTGAAATGATCGAAAGTACTTAAGAAGAGCTCACGTGGACGCACATCATTTGTACAACGTTTGTAGTAGGACGTAGTGGCCCTGAAAAGGGCCtttttaatgataacaatatgagagtatttattttaacctcCGAAACCGTACAAAGTACGACCTTGGCGTTTGAGGGCGTATACGACATCCATGGCGGTGACTGTCTTCCTCTTGGCGTGCTCAGTGTATGTTACGGCATCACGGATTACGTTTTCCAGGAACACTTTTAAAACACCGCGAGTCTCTTCGTAGATCAAACCGGAGATACGCTTCACTCCACCACGACGAGCTAACCGACGAATGGCGGGCTTGGTGATTCCCTGGATGTTGTCACGGAGTACTTTACGATGACGTTTGGCTCCTCCTTTACCAAGACCTTTTCCTCCTTTACCGCGTCCGGTCATGTTGATTTTATGTAGTTTCTAGCTGATTACTTGAAGAGCTGCTGCTTTGAACACGGAACGTTAACT
This genomic window contains:
- the LOC132922929 gene encoding uncharacterized protein LOC132922929 gives rise to the protein MGGHRGGRSKTKRASTSPARVDRNKQSKRLCNSPPSVEPTVKKGRQRSATASPAPDEESLSGEAWAPFISSSTWKKIEAVQTTGIRIILGQPTFVRNSVLLHTVGFIPIQQTIKKNASATFHRIATSCYNHIRTIGNCSPSLYTSRHRQRPRTKPWATS
- the LOC132922940 gene encoding histone H2A, with protein sequence MSGRGKAGKSKGGKSKTRSSRAGLQFPVGRIHRLLRKGNYAERVGAGAPVYLAAVMEYLAAEVLELAGNAARDNKKSRIIPRHLQLAIRNDEELNKLLSGVTIAQGGVLPNIQAVLLPKKTEKKV
- the LOC132922954 gene encoding histone H4, encoding MTGRGKGGKGLGKGGAKRHRKVLRDNIQGITKPAIRRLARRGGVKRISGLIYEETRGVLKVFLENVIRDAVTYTEHAKRKTVTAMDVVYALKRQGRTLYGFGG